One Candidatus Coatesbacteria bacterium DNA window includes the following coding sequences:
- a CDS encoding ATP-binding cassette domain-containing protein, producing MPRKNRDGAGGRPGVERAGLPRGGRGSTIGIMLELRDVSLERACGLGGPFIRRKRFTVAAGLNWRLPERGLALIRGPAGCGKTSLLLLLAGALKPAAGELFIDGRPTRRRGGRRRRRLFAGNLYLGPEPAAWQLEERVGELSDEARAWAAELTGLYHDDATRLGELCRWGRLALALGARLALRPRALLLDDPAAGLDPGRIDDLVGAIKKAAADRLVVAAAAEPGSLGAAAGLTLVLAQSSPGHSSSRAANS from the coding sequence TTGCCGCGCAAGAACCGTGACGGGGCCGGCGGGCGGCCCGGGGTGGAGCGGGCGGGTTTGCCCCGGGGTGGGCGGGGTAGTACAATCGGCATCATGCTGGAGTTGCGCGACGTCAGTCTGGAACGGGCCTGCGGCCTGGGCGGACCCTTCATCCGCCGGAAGCGCTTCACCGTCGCGGCGGGGCTGAATTGGCGCCTGCCGGAGCGGGGTTTGGCGCTGATTCGGGGTCCGGCGGGCTGCGGCAAGACCAGCCTGTTGCTGCTGCTGGCGGGCGCGCTCAAACCGGCCGCCGGTGAGTTGTTTATCGACGGTCGGCCGACGCGGCGCCGGGGTGGGCGTCGCCGCCGTCGGCTGTTCGCCGGAAACCTCTATCTGGGGCCGGAACCCGCGGCCTGGCAGTTGGAGGAGCGGGTGGGGGAGCTGTCCGACGAAGCCCGGGCTTGGGCCGCGGAGCTGACGGGGCTTTATCACGACGATGCAACGCGGCTGGGTGAGCTGTGCCGCTGGGGGCGGCTGGCTCTGGCCCTGGGGGCGCGGCTGGCTCTGCGGCCCCGGGCGCTGCTGCTGGATGATCCCGCTGCCGGATTGGACCCGGGCCGGATCGACGATTTGGTGGGGGCGATAAAAAAAGCGGCCGCCGATCGTTTGGTGGTCGCGGCTGCGGCGGAACCGGGCTCGCTAGGTGCGGCCGCCGGGTTGACTTTGGTACTCGCTCAGTCGTCGCCGGGGCACTCCTCGAGCCGGGCGGCGAACTCGTAG